The proteins below come from a single Chitinophaga pinensis DSM 2588 genomic window:
- a CDS encoding HesA/MoeB/ThiF family protein produces MMQRYDRHLKLDGFGPAKQQLLSNAAVLIIGAGGLGVPVLQYLTAMGVGRIGIVEHDDISLTNLQRQVLYNTDEVGQPKLRTAVQRLKKLNPEVQFSTYDTWIMPDNALDIIQPYDVVVDCTDNFGTRYLVNDACVMLNKPFVYGAIHKYEGQVSVFNYKGGATYRCLFPEQPEPGTMLNCSDIGVLGILPGIIGSYQANETVKIVTGIGEVLSNQLLTIDTLYNMHDTFQIKPVAGNHDIKALQETYDQPCDTGGVRSLSVHQLQDWLDTEKPLQLIDVREPDEWEICSIPQAMRIPMRMVGGVMAQLSKEIPVALLCHHGMRSLMVAQQLDAAGFPAVYNVEGGIHAWAAEIDVEMNRY; encoded by the coding sequence ATGATGCAACGATATGACAGACACCTGAAACTGGATGGCTTCGGACCAGCAAAACAACAGCTGCTCAGCAATGCAGCAGTACTGATTATAGGTGCAGGCGGATTAGGCGTACCTGTATTACAATACCTGACCGCTATGGGCGTAGGCCGCATAGGAATCGTAGAACACGATGATATTTCACTCACCAACCTGCAAAGACAGGTCCTTTACAATACGGATGAAGTCGGGCAACCCAAACTGCGTACCGCTGTTCAGCGTTTAAAAAAGCTGAACCCGGAGGTACAGTTCTCTACATATGATACGTGGATCATGCCTGATAATGCACTGGACATTATTCAACCTTACGATGTAGTAGTGGATTGTACGGATAATTTCGGTACCCGCTACCTGGTGAATGATGCCTGTGTCATGCTGAACAAGCCTTTTGTATACGGTGCTATTCACAAATATGAAGGTCAGGTCAGCGTATTCAATTACAAAGGTGGTGCTACTTACCGCTGTTTATTTCCTGAGCAACCGGAACCAGGTACTATGCTGAATTGCAGCGATATTGGTGTACTGGGGATTCTGCCGGGTATCATCGGCTCTTATCAGGCTAATGAAACAGTGAAGATCGTTACCGGTATCGGTGAGGTATTAAGCAATCAGCTGCTGACAATAGATACCCTGTATAATATGCACGATACATTCCAGATTAAGCCTGTTGCCGGTAATCATGACATCAAAGCATTACAGGAAACCTATGACCAGCCCTGTGATACCGGAGGTGTAAGAAGTTTATCTGTGCATCAGTTACAGGACTGGCTGGATACAGAAAAACCATTACAGTTGATAGATGTGAGAGAACCGGATGAATGGGAAATATGCAGTATTCCACAAGCGATGCGGATACCGATGCGTATGGTGGGAGGCGTAATGGCACAGCTGAGCAAAGAGATCCCTGTTGCCTTACTCTGTCATCATGGGATGCGCAGTCTGATGGTGGCGCAGCAACTGGATGCAGCAGGATTTCCTGCGGTATATAATGTGGAAGGTGGTATTCATGCCTGGGCCGCAGAAATAGATGTGGAAATGAACAGGTATTAA
- a CDS encoding PepSY-associated TM helix domain-containing protein, which produces MKKIFGWLHLWLGIGSGLVVLVVAGTGSLLVFEEELEHAFRSSFFYVDAPANTSRQPLDNLTAYVLRENPKYKVLTIGIEPEANRSIVYLLVKGKPKEIKNQLYVAVNPYSGQIISSVAGNKRFFSVVLQLHRYLCMGETGKIITGISCSIFTILILTGLILWWPKRNNRKQRFRVKWNASFKRLNWDIHAVFGFYVHIILFVIAITGLVWSYKWANSLLYLAFDGNTKQQKIVAPTSRAVENTGIAYLDRIVATTNEKLPYEGKITIRFADSDTLAVSAAKENRSRHDNVSDFLYFEAGTAKLLKVRLYDNESAGTIARRWVYPIHTGSLYGVPTKILALIAALVAFTLPISGFLIWMGRKKKKPTAKAKKKLPINKTVNSRVQIQS; this is translated from the coding sequence ATGAAAAAAATATTTGGCTGGTTACATCTCTGGCTGGGCATCGGCTCCGGTTTAGTAGTCCTGGTAGTAGCAGGAACAGGCAGCCTGCTGGTATTCGAAGAGGAACTGGAACATGCGTTCCGGTCTTCTTTTTTCTACGTAGACGCGCCCGCCAACACTTCCAGACAACCTCTGGATAATCTGACCGCCTATGTGCTGCGTGAAAATCCGAAATATAAAGTACTCACCATTGGTATAGAACCGGAAGCAAACCGCAGCATCGTATACCTGCTGGTAAAAGGGAAACCAAAGGAGATTAAAAATCAGCTGTACGTAGCGGTGAACCCCTACTCAGGTCAGATCATTTCCTCCGTAGCGGGTAATAAACGCTTCTTCTCTGTCGTACTACAGTTACACCGTTACCTCTGTATGGGCGAAACCGGAAAGATTATCACCGGTATTTCCTGCTCCATCTTTACCATCCTGATCCTGACCGGTCTGATATTATGGTGGCCTAAAAGGAACAACCGGAAACAGCGTTTCCGTGTGAAATGGAATGCTTCTTTCAAACGTCTGAACTGGGACATTCATGCCGTATTCGGTTTTTATGTGCATATCATTCTCTTCGTGATAGCTATTACCGGACTGGTATGGAGTTATAAATGGGCCAATAGCCTGCTCTATCTCGCATTTGATGGCAACACCAAACAGCAGAAGATCGTAGCACCAACCAGCAGAGCGGTAGAAAATACAGGCATTGCTTACCTGGACAGGATCGTAGCTACCACAAACGAAAAGCTCCCTTACGAAGGAAAGATCACCATCCGCTTTGCGGATTCAGATACACTGGCCGTTTCTGCTGCAAAAGAAAACAGATCCAGACATGATAATGTAAGCGATTTCCTGTACTTCGAAGCAGGTACCGCCAAGCTGTTAAAAGTGAGACTGTATGACAATGAAAGTGCAGGTACAATTGCCAGAAGATGGGTCTACCCGATCCACACAGGCAGTCTGTATGGCGTTCCTACCAAGATTCTCGCGCTGATCGCTGCGCTGGTAGCATTCACCCTGCCAATATCCGGATTTCTGATCTGGATGGGGAGAAAGAAGAAGAAACCGACAGCAAAAGCAAAGAAGAAATTACCGATAAATAAAACTGTCAACTCCAGGGTACAGATACAATCATGA
- the moaD gene encoding molybdopterin converting factor subunit 1, translated as MRILLFGIAKDIAGAPVITAEEITTVAALRAWLYTKYPSLEQLRSLMIAVNKVYANDEDTLQPGDEIAVIPPVSGG; from the coding sequence ATGCGCATTTTATTATTCGGCATAGCGAAAGATATAGCAGGTGCGCCTGTTATTACGGCAGAAGAAATCACTACAGTAGCAGCACTCAGAGCCTGGTTGTATACAAAATACCCTTCCCTGGAACAGTTACGTTCCCTGATGATTGCTGTGAATAAGGTGTATGCAAATGATGAGGATACTTTGCAGCCTGGTGATGAAATCGCAGTGATTCCTCCGGTGAGTGGTGGATGA
- a CDS encoding molybdopterin molybdotransferase MoeA yields the protein MLIDVTAASAAVMSTVRDFGMEQLPFTAVTGRILREPVLSDRDFPPYDRVMMDGIAIDYETYSKGQTVFGVEDMQAAGMPRKQLGNTANCIEVMTGAILPELTDTVIQYEHLVATEHEGFKRFTINAAVEKGQAIHRQGTDAAAGQLVIPAGTWLTAAEIGVLASVGKTMVNVSRLPKVAIIATGDELVPVADTPDIHQVRISNSYSLAAALKELGIEASCYHVQDNEAAIRSLFESLKDADAWICTGAVSAGKYDYLPLVLEQMGMQQLFHKVQQRPGKPFLFGQFENGPVVFALPGNPVSGFMCCYRYVLPWFRASLQYTPPPTPHAVLGADVNFSSPLTYFMPVRLHPVAGGQLIALPPPYHGSGDLAALLQADGFLELPAEQRVFEKGSSYPVWRFRP from the coding sequence ATGCTGATAGACGTAACTGCCGCATCTGCCGCTGTGATGAGCACTGTCCGTGACTTCGGAATGGAACAGCTGCCCTTTACTGCCGTTACCGGACGTATCCTGCGGGAACCGGTCTTATCTGACAGAGACTTTCCCCCTTACGACAGGGTGATGATGGACGGTATTGCCATCGATTATGAGACCTATTCAAAGGGACAGACCGTCTTTGGCGTAGAAGATATGCAGGCGGCAGGGATGCCCCGTAAACAACTGGGGAATACTGCCAACTGCATAGAAGTAATGACCGGTGCTATCCTGCCGGAACTAACGGATACCGTGATCCAGTATGAACACCTGGTGGCTACAGAGCATGAAGGGTTCAAGCGTTTCACCATCAATGCCGCAGTAGAAAAAGGACAGGCCATTCACCGGCAGGGTACAGACGCCGCTGCAGGGCAACTGGTTATTCCCGCAGGTACCTGGTTAACCGCCGCCGAGATCGGTGTACTCGCATCTGTAGGCAAAACAATGGTGAACGTCAGCCGGCTGCCTAAAGTCGCCATTATCGCTACCGGCGATGAACTGGTGCCTGTTGCCGATACGCCGGATATCCACCAGGTAAGGATCTCTAATTCCTATAGCCTGGCGGCGGCATTAAAAGAACTGGGTATCGAAGCCAGCTGTTATCATGTACAGGATAATGAGGCCGCTATACGGTCTTTATTTGAGTCGTTGAAGGATGCAGATGCCTGGATATGTACAGGGGCTGTATCAGCCGGAAAATACGATTACCTGCCATTGGTACTGGAGCAGATGGGGATGCAACAGCTTTTCCATAAAGTACAGCAACGTCCGGGCAAACCTTTCCTTTTCGGACAATTTGAAAACGGCCCTGTCGTATTTGCCCTGCCTGGTAACCCGGTGTCCGGCTTTATGTGCTGCTACCGTTATGTATTACCCTGGTTCCGCGCCAGCCTCCAATATACACCACCTCCTACGCCGCATGCGGTACTGGGAGCGGATGTGAATTTCTCGTCTCCGCTGACTTACTTTATGCCGGTAAGACTGCATCCCGTAGCAGGAGGACAGCTTATTGCCCTGCCGCCGCCCTATCATGGTTCAGGTGATCTCGCCGCTTTATTACAGGCGGATGGCTTCCTGGAACTGCCTGCTGAGCAACGGGTGTTTGAAAAAGGAAGTAGCTATCCGGTATGGCGGTTCAGACCATAA
- a CDS encoding GNAT family N-acetyltransferase, with product MQHFLPNGQVLLVRPATLEDAPALLALYQQLTTETGFLLMTPQESAALTVADEEVFLRSFCNRPQHLMLLAETEGRLVGSISIKQSGFRKEKHLGQLGIAVLHECWNMGIGRRLMTAGIRWAEQHEELEIIHFNVFANNERAIQLYRNFGFMEYGRLPQAFKQSDGTYGDSIFMSKRIKNG from the coding sequence ATGCAGCATTTTCTACCTAACGGCCAGGTATTGTTGGTGCGCCCGGCCACACTGGAAGACGCTCCAGCCCTGCTGGCATTGTACCAACAGTTGACCACAGAGACAGGTTTCCTGTTAATGACCCCACAGGAGTCGGCAGCGCTCACTGTCGCAGATGAAGAGGTATTTCTCCGCTCCTTCTGCAATCGCCCGCAACACCTGATGTTGCTGGCGGAAACAGAAGGTCGCCTGGTTGGGAGTATTTCCATTAAACAATCCGGTTTCAGAAAAGAGAAACACCTGGGGCAACTGGGTATCGCTGTGTTGCATGAATGCTGGAATATGGGGATCGGCAGGCGACTGATGACTGCCGGGATAAGATGGGCAGAACAGCATGAAGAGCTGGAAATCATACACTTTAACGTGTTTGCAAATAATGAAAGAGCTATTCAGTTGTATCGTAACTTTGGTTTTATGGAATATGGCCGTCTGCCGCAGGCATTTAAGCAGTCGGACGGTACATACGGAGATTCAATATTTATGTCAAAAAGGATAAAGAACGGATGA
- the serS gene encoding serine--tRNA ligase has translation MLQVPFIRQNKDQVLERLTLKNFRELELVDQVLELDDKRKKLTLEYDETQAKVNSNSKEIGKLMAQGQKDEAESRKSEVASLKARLQPINEELAATEKLLHDTLVKLPNLPSPLVPPGKTPEENVEVRKGGDIPQLHEGAVPHWDLVKKYDLIDFELGNKITGAGFPVYKNRGARLQRAMIQYFLNFNTDKGYTEFQVPHLVNSDSGYGTGQLPDKEGQMYFVGEDELYLIPTAEVPLTNIFRDEILKDTELPVKLTGYTPCFRREAGSYGKDVRGLNRLHQFDKVEVVQVVHPEKSYEILDEMVAHVEELVKSLELPYRILRLCGGDMGFASALTYDFEVYSTAQQKWLEVSSVSNFESFQANRAKIRFKDGGGKPQLVHTLNGSSLALPRILACILENNQTPEGINIPKVLQPYFGADKIAL, from the coding sequence ATGTTACAAGTTCCGTTCATTCGTCAAAACAAGGACCAGGTACTGGAAAGGCTGACCCTGAAGAACTTCAGGGAGCTGGAACTGGTGGACCAGGTACTTGAGCTGGACGACAAGCGCAAGAAATTAACCCTTGAGTATGATGAAACACAGGCCAAAGTAAACTCGAATTCCAAGGAAATCGGTAAACTGATGGCACAGGGGCAGAAAGATGAAGCGGAATCTCGTAAATCGGAAGTAGCATCACTGAAAGCAAGACTGCAGCCTATTAACGAAGAACTCGCGGCTACAGAAAAGCTTTTGCACGATACATTGGTAAAACTGCCAAACCTGCCTTCTCCGCTGGTGCCTCCCGGTAAAACACCGGAAGAGAACGTGGAAGTCCGCAAGGGTGGCGATATCCCTCAGTTACATGAGGGCGCTGTGCCTCACTGGGACCTGGTGAAGAAATATGACCTGATCGACTTCGAACTGGGTAACAAGATCACAGGCGCTGGTTTCCCGGTTTATAAAAACCGTGGAGCACGTTTACAACGCGCTATGATCCAGTATTTCCTGAACTTCAATACCGATAAAGGTTACACTGAATTCCAGGTGCCTCACCTGGTGAACAGTGATTCCGGATATGGTACAGGTCAGCTGCCTGATAAAGAAGGACAGATGTACTTCGTAGGAGAAGATGAATTATACCTCATCCCTACAGCCGAAGTACCTCTGACGAATATCTTCAGAGATGAAATACTGAAAGACACCGAGCTGCCGGTAAAACTGACTGGCTATACGCCTTGTTTTCGTCGTGAAGCAGGTTCTTATGGTAAAGACGTACGTGGTCTGAACCGTTTGCACCAGTTTGACAAGGTAGAGGTTGTACAGGTGGTACATCCGGAGAAATCTTATGAGATCCTGGATGAAATGGTAGCGCATGTGGAAGAACTGGTGAAGTCACTGGAACTGCCATACCGCATACTGCGTCTTTGCGGTGGTGATATGGGATTTGCTTCTGCGCTGACCTACGATTTCGAAGTATACAGCACTGCACAGCAGAAATGGCTGGAAGTGAGCTCTGTATCCAATTTTGAGTCTTTCCAGGCAAACCGCGCGAAGATCCGTTTCAAAGACGGTGGTGGTAAACCACAGCTGGTACATACGCTGAATGGCAGCTCCCTGGCATTACCGCGTATCCTGGCTTGTATCCTGGAAAACAACCAGACACCGGAAGGTATCAATATTCCGAAGGTATTACAACCTTATTTCGGCGCCGATAAGATCGCACTGTAA
- a CDS encoding TonB-dependent receptor — translation MSISKQLPLFCLLTYAVPVLAQVGRGDTIRLRDVEVRGKTPVKTGTATAMSLSNEQLEQTRGASLAGALSRLPGLSILKTGHSIEKPVINGMHSNRVLILNNGVRQEGQQWGTEHAPEVDAYVAKELVVIKGAEGVRYGADALGGVILVKPAPLPEQGKLKGEVYLSGATNGRSGNAAAMLQGNAHGIGWRAQGSFKKAGNIKTADYYLGNTGVNESNFSAALKYRSFDIYYSHFSTALGILHSAHIGTVEDIAARITHGRPFETYDFTYDITPPRQQVTHDLAKLSWKTDQLEIQYAFQRNHREEFDLRRSAGNDARAMMDLVLSTQTIDAAYHICHNNYLKGTWGVNGMLQVNNNTPGTGTTPLIPNFDSYTLGAYAVERFVKERYELEAGIRYDFKYFDAAGYRYDYTKFNDNGGFDLNLFTDIRQFHNVSGSLGAVLHFNNKLELRSNIGLAWRAPGANELYSDGLHHGAAIYEIGNPDTKSEQGYKWVNSLSYSSNKLQLHLDVYAHYISNYIYAQPTPDTVRRTVRGTFPIFIYQQTDAAFAGIDFGGSYRFLPRFTYTANAAVIRSREYLPYIPADRFDHGLQWDYKQCYIKLEHRYVARQKRYKTNTDYAAPPPAYHLFAAIAAVKYKSVSVSLSVDNLTNRLYKDYMDRFRYYAHEMGRNFTLRIHYTF, via the coding sequence ATGTCGATTTCAAAACAGCTACCGCTGTTTTGCCTGCTGACCTATGCCGTACCCGTACTGGCACAGGTCGGGAGAGGCGATACTATTCGCCTGCGCGATGTCGAAGTAAGAGGTAAGACGCCTGTAAAAACAGGTACTGCCACTGCTATGTCGCTAAGCAATGAACAGTTGGAGCAGACACGCGGCGCTAGTCTCGCCGGTGCATTATCGAGATTACCAGGTCTCAGCATATTAAAAACAGGACATTCTATTGAGAAGCCTGTCATCAACGGTATGCACAGTAACAGGGTACTGATACTAAACAATGGCGTACGACAAGAAGGCCAGCAATGGGGTACCGAACACGCCCCGGAAGTAGATGCTTATGTCGCCAAAGAACTGGTGGTCATCAAAGGTGCTGAAGGCGTCCGCTATGGTGCAGACGCACTGGGCGGTGTCATACTTGTAAAACCTGCTCCATTACCGGAACAGGGAAAACTAAAAGGTGAAGTATACCTGAGTGGTGCTACGAATGGTCGTTCAGGCAATGCAGCGGCTATGCTCCAAGGTAACGCACATGGTATTGGATGGCGGGCACAGGGCTCCTTCAAAAAAGCCGGGAATATCAAAACAGCTGATTATTACCTGGGTAATACCGGTGTGAATGAAAGTAATTTTTCCGCTGCGCTTAAATACAGGTCCTTCGATATATACTATAGTCATTTCAGCACAGCACTGGGCATCCTGCATAGCGCGCATATCGGTACAGTAGAAGATATTGCCGCAAGGATTACACACGGACGTCCTTTCGAAACCTATGATTTTACATATGACATTACGCCTCCCCGGCAACAGGTCACACATGACTTAGCCAAACTTAGCTGGAAGACGGATCAGTTAGAAATACAATATGCATTTCAGCGAAACCACCGGGAGGAATTTGATCTGCGCCGTTCAGCAGGCAATGATGCACGGGCGATGATGGATCTTGTACTCAGCACCCAGACAATCGATGCAGCTTATCATATCTGTCACAATAATTATCTGAAAGGCACCTGGGGAGTAAACGGAATGCTCCAGGTTAATAATAATACACCAGGAACCGGTACAACACCGCTGATACCAAATTTCGATAGTTACACATTGGGGGCATATGCAGTAGAAAGATTTGTGAAAGAACGCTATGAACTGGAAGCAGGCATCAGGTATGATTTCAAATATTTTGATGCTGCCGGCTACCGCTATGATTATACAAAATTCAATGACAACGGTGGATTTGACCTGAACCTTTTTACTGATATCCGGCAATTCCATAATGTGTCCGGATCACTGGGTGCGGTATTACACTTCAACAATAAACTGGAACTGCGCAGTAACATAGGATTGGCCTGGAGAGCGCCGGGAGCGAATGAACTGTATAGCGACGGTTTACATCATGGCGCCGCGATCTATGAAATAGGTAATCCGGATACGAAAAGCGAACAAGGATATAAATGGGTCAATTCGCTTTCATACAGCAGTAACAAATTACAATTGCACCTGGATGTATATGCACACTATATCAGCAATTATATCTATGCACAACCCACACCGGATACGGTAAGAAGAACGGTGCGCGGCACCTTTCCCATCTTCATCTATCAGCAGACAGACGCTGCCTTTGCTGGTATTGACTTTGGCGGTAGCTATCGGTTCCTGCCACGCTTTACTTATACAGCAAATGCAGCTGTCATCAGAAGCCGGGAATATCTGCCTTATATCCCTGCCGATCGCTTTGATCATGGACTACAATGGGATTACAAGCAATGCTATATAAAGTTGGAACACAGGTATGTTGCCCGACAGAAAAGGTATAAGACAAATACCGACTATGCAGCGCCACCACCAGCTTATCATCTCTTTGCAGCCATAGCAGCCGTGAAGTATAAATCAGTATCCGTCAGCCTTTCCGTGGACAATCTGACTAACAGGCTTTACAAAGATTACATGGACCGCTTCCGATACTACGCACATGAGATGGGCAGAAATTTTACACTCAGAATTCATTATACATTTTAA
- a CDS encoding molybdenum cofactor guanylyltransferase: MAAPLKGLILCGGRSTRMQQDKSLIAYHGVPQWQYLYELVKSFLPEVYVSCREDQQENLRADIDVITDSVEGGGPSVGLLSANKAFPDAAWLVLAVDLPLISAQSVNYLLSQRQTDKEATSLISPVNHLPEPLIAIWEPSGLKKLRQNVTDGRNCPRKTLLNADIHQIENPFSAEHFNANTPDDMKEAGAQLGLK; encoded by the coding sequence ATGGCAGCTCCATTAAAAGGACTCATTCTATGCGGTGGCCGCAGTACACGTATGCAACAGGATAAAAGCCTGATTGCCTACCACGGTGTACCGCAATGGCAATATCTCTACGAACTGGTAAAATCCTTCCTTCCGGAAGTATATGTCTCCTGCCGCGAAGATCAGCAGGAAAATTTACGTGCAGATATCGATGTTATAACAGACAGTGTGGAGGGCGGCGGTCCCTCTGTAGGATTACTCAGTGCAAACAAGGCATTTCCGGATGCGGCCTGGCTGGTACTGGCGGTAGATCTGCCATTAATCAGCGCGCAAAGTGTGAATTACCTGCTCTCCCAACGACAGACAGACAAAGAAGCTACGTCACTGATCAGTCCTGTCAATCACCTGCCGGAACCCCTGATCGCCATCTGGGAACCCTCCGGATTGAAAAAACTCCGGCAGAATGTAACGGATGGCAGAAATTGCCCGCGTAAGACCTTATTAAATGCCGATATCCATCAGATAGAAAATCCATTTTCAGCAGAGCATTTTAATGCCAATACACCTGACGACATGAAGGAAGCAGGTGCCCAGCTGGGATTGAAATAG
- a CDS encoding DUF7009 family protein, whose translation MKIRIRGNSIRYRLDKKDVDILKNDGKVEESTVIGAGQLHFCLKAKEGATSPFIKLEGPAVHLSFPKEQVRQWIDTDQVGFSAEIPNADGSSLHILVEKDFKCLTERNEDDSNAFDNPLESC comes from the coding sequence ATGAAAATCAGAATCAGAGGCAATAGCATCCGTTATCGTCTGGACAAAAAAGACGTCGACATACTGAAAAACGATGGTAAAGTAGAAGAAAGCACCGTCATTGGCGCTGGTCAACTTCATTTCTGCCTCAAGGCCAAAGAAGGCGCTACCAGTCCCTTCATCAAACTGGAAGGCCCGGCCGTACACCTCTCTTTTCCGAAAGAGCAAGTACGCCAATGGATCGATACCGATCAGGTAGGATTCTCCGCAGAAATTCCCAATGCAGATGGTTCCTCCCTCCATATACTCGTTGAAAAGGACTTTAAATGCCTTACCGAACGGAATGAAGATGACAGCAATGCTTTTGACAATCCGTTAGAAAGCTGCTGA
- a CDS encoding molybdopterin synthase catalytic subunit, which translates to MNKLIKIDSNVTVQQALDFVETPDCGGVVVFSGNVRNNTKGRKVNKLFFECYEPMALLEMDKIADDAIEKFALKKIAMLHIVGEKQPGEVVVVIAVAAPHRAAAFDACEYAIDTLKETVPIWKKEYFEDGEVWVAAHP; encoded by the coding sequence ATGAACAAGTTAATAAAAATAGACAGTAATGTGACCGTACAACAAGCACTGGACTTCGTTGAAACGCCTGACTGCGGAGGTGTTGTTGTCTTCTCTGGAAATGTGCGTAACAATACAAAAGGAAGAAAAGTAAACAAACTTTTCTTTGAATGTTATGAGCCAATGGCATTGCTGGAAATGGATAAAATCGCAGATGATGCAATAGAAAAGTTTGCCCTTAAAAAGATCGCTATGTTACACATCGTTGGTGAGAAACAACCGGGTGAAGTAGTCGTAGTAATCGCCGTTGCTGCACCACATCGGGCAGCTGCTTTTGATGCCTGCGAATACGCCATCGATACTTTAAAAGAAACAGTACCTATCTGGAAGAAAGAATATTTTGAAGACGGAGAAGTGTGGGTCGCTGCACATCCCTGA
- the moaC gene encoding cyclic pyranopterin monophosphate synthase MoaC: MSNDSSQQGFSHLNAADQPVMVDVSGKTDTVRVAVAESRVFLPEIVRQQFSGKDIYTAKGAVFQTAILAGIMAAKKTPDLIPLCHTLLLDGCQVDISLEEEEAVVRCTIKTTGKTGVEMEALTGASVAALTIYDMCKAFTHEMVIRQTRLLSKTGGKRDF, translated from the coding sequence ATGAGCAATGATTCAAGTCAACAGGGATTTTCACATTTGAATGCCGCCGATCAACCGGTCATGGTAGATGTAAGCGGCAAGACAGATACAGTACGCGTGGCAGTGGCAGAAAGCAGGGTATTTCTGCCGGAGATCGTAAGACAACAATTCAGCGGAAAAGATATATACACGGCGAAAGGGGCTGTCTTCCAGACCGCCATACTGGCGGGCATTATGGCCGCCAAGAAAACGCCTGATCTGATACCTTTATGCCATACATTACTGCTTGACGGCTGTCAGGTAGATATCTCACTGGAAGAAGAGGAAGCAGTCGTACGCTGTACAATCAAAACCACGGGTAAAACCGGTGTGGAGATGGAAGCGCTGACCGGCGCCAGCGTAGCTGCATTAACGATTTATGATATGTGTAAAGCATTTACACATGAGATGGTAATCAGACAAACACGGTTGCTGAGCAAGACAGGCGGCAAACGGGATTTTTAA